From one Triticum urartu cultivar G1812 chromosome 3, Tu2.1, whole genome shotgun sequence genomic stretch:
- the LOC125543359 gene encoding uncharacterized protein LOC125543359, producing the protein MPQDSFRSVVCRSLSKSHPSSSRSKDGGYPERTQCDAPYVVTLRPTVCRSCQSQDWRPSQSNREERSILSQRDYVMGSTLSRHFAEDLLRGAMDLQDSLVMLEKFQTVSQSMRQSTKQRRPGNGEESLDVTGIREALFEASIAKKLVPGSVSSRFDGQLRNSTDELKRVIKDSLYRAKLLSVASNGEQLASLSQSSRSTPNSTAVSKSTKEKKVVPRSSSCPPVQPDKSKTPSLVPTNKTPSLVARLMGLEGLPPHKGNTTKKDETLKTVSSPRAQFDIDMPKSKPSPAEKLPRQSLGKDSQRKGKAGQEMMKTIQVKRLLNTMNSDEHKVQQCNVQMNFPYFHEDTLPSQDTSAATKVGSAKSIQREQRMGQAQTKSPKDVKVVSHITRKQRIEQKTEISSRSSNKQKYHLPDRKGERRKDVKATAASASHSNAKLVRKTDKKSVASSSNPSTCRTVKPILRRTHGSSREKIVSSRNVNNSTIDDIVAYEVHREFIKTDCPSTEHSATPSDESCRSADWDTEPSIDDAHEDFSGSSEASLISSQSSPPINRIPKKEVEIKDEMSLLLLSNKSFVNQAAQLIGIDAYNYDHLIEQYKDTGKAEMGDRELYTDIAMEQLERKHRQQNSLYYTGFKTQKCGATPYFSLEALLGDISDGTQKLKSYTDDKDGHDTGTKDSMSMKLERDLGCTDPSINSAWDMGWQDWICMEETECWVRDAGEGVLSLLIEEVALEMLVN; encoded by the exons ATGCCTCAAGACAGTTTCAGATCAGTGGTTTGCAGGTCCCTTTCAAAGAGTCACCCCTCCAGCTCCAGGAGCAAAGATGGCGGCTATCCTGAAAGGACTCAGTGTGATGCCCCTTATGTTGTTACACTACGACCCACAGTCTGCCGAAGCTGCCAAAGCCAGGATTGGCGCCCCTCGCAAAGTAACCGGGAGGAGAGGTCCATCTTGTCACAAAGAGATTATGTGATGGGTTCCACACTCTCGAGGCATTTTGCCGAGGACCTCCTGAGAGGCGCTATGGACCTCCAGGACTCCCTTGTCATGCTTGAGAAGTTCCAAACAGTGTCACAGAGCATGCGGCAATCGACTAAGCAGAGAAGGCCAGGGAACGGAGAGGAATCATTGGACGTCACTGGAATCCGTGAAGCACTCTTCGAAGCATCAATCGCCAAGAAGCTGGTCCCTGGAAGTGTCAGCAGTAGATTTGATGGGCAACTAAGGAATTCTACCGACGAGCTGAAGAGAGTGATCAAGGACAGCCTTTACAGGGCGAAACTCTTGTCAGTGGCCTCCAATGGTGAGCAGCTGGCCTCCTTGAGTCAGTCATCACGGAGCACACCAAACAGTACCGCCGTATCCAAGTCTACTAAGGAGAAGAAGGTGGTGCCAAGATCATCATCCTGTCCACCTGTGCAACCTGACAAGTCCAAAACCCCAAGTTTGGTACCAACAAATAAAACCCCGAGTTTGGTAGCAAGGCTCATGGGCCTTGAAGGTTTGCCCCCACACAAGGGAAATACCACCAAGAAAGACGAGACACTCAAGACAGTAAGTTCACCAAGGGCACAGTTTGATATTGACATGCCTAAGTCAAAACCATCACCAGCAGAAAAGCTACCAAGACAATCGTTAGGAAAGGACTCGCAACGTAAGGGGAAGGCAGGGCAAGAGATGATGAAGACAATTCAAGTCAAGAGGCTTTTAAATACCATGAATTCTGATGAGCACAAGGTCCAGCAGTGCAATGTTCAGATGAATTTTCCTTATTTTCATGAGGACACCCTTCCTTCGCAAGATACCTCTGCGGCTACTAAAGTTGGTTCAGCGAAATCAATCCAAAGAGAACAAAGGATGGGCCAAGCTCAAACCAAATCCCCCAAGGATGTGAAGGTTGTATCTCATATAACTCGAAAGCAGCGCATAGAACAAAAAACTGAGATCAGCAGTAGAAGCAGCAATAAACAGAAATATCATTTGCCTGATAGGAAGGGAGAAAGGAGGAAGGATGTGAAGGCTACGGCAGCATCAGCATCTCACAGTAATGCTAAACTAGTGAGAAAAACTGATAAGAAATCGGTTGCATCAAGTAGCAATCCTTCAACATGCCGTACAGTGAAGCCAATCTTACGAAGAACACATGGCAGTTCCAGAGAGAAGATAGTGTCAAGTAGAAATGTTAACAACTCAACTATTGATGACATTGTG GCATATGAGGTGCACAGAGAGTTCATCAAAACTGATTGTCCATCCACAGAACATAGTGCGACACCTAGCGATGAAAGCTGCCGGAGTGCTGATTGGGACACAGAACCTTCCATCGATG ACGCTCATGAAGATTTTAGCGGATCCAGTGAAGCTTCACTAATTTCCAGCCAAAGCAGCCCACCAATAAACAGAATACCAAAAAAGGAAGTTGAAATAAAAGATGAGATGAGTTTGCTTCTCCTAAGCAACAAGTCTTTCGTTAACCAAGCAGCACAGCTCATAGGCATTGACGCATACAATTATGACCATTTGATCGAGCAATACAAGGATACCGGAAAGGCTGAAATGGGAGACCGTGAACTCTACACAGACATAGCAATGGAGCAACTGGAACGAAAACACCGTCAGCAGAATAGCCTGTATTACACTGGATTCAAGACCCAGAAATGCGGAGCAACACCGTACTTCTCCCTGGAGGCATTGCTAGGTGATATCAGCGATGGGACTCAGAAGCTGAAGAGCTATACCGACGACAAAGACGGCCATGACACTGGCACCAAAGACAGCATGTCCATGAAGCTGGAGAGGGATCTCGGATGCACGGACCCGTCGATCAACAGCGCGTGGGACATGGGGTGGCAGGACTGGATCTGCATGGAGGAAACAGAGTGCTGGGTAAGGGACGCCGGGGAGGGCGTTCTGTCCTTGCTCATCGAGGAGGTTGCTTTGGAAATGCTGGTAAACTGA